From the Girardinichthys multiradiatus isolate DD_20200921_A chromosome 22, DD_fGirMul_XY1, whole genome shotgun sequence genome, one window contains:
- the yipf4 gene encoding protein YIPF4 isoform X1: MQFSPTNGDFTFVSSSEAEDFSGTISTPDVKLNMGSDSGKDPYATTFLRQRGYGWLLEVEEEDNEESKPLLDELDIDLKDIYYKVRCVLMPMPSLGYNRQVVRDNPDFWGPLAVVLLFSMISIYGQFRVVSWIITIWIFGSLTIFLLARVLGGEVSYGQVLGVIGYSLLPLIVITPLLLVIGGFEVVSTLAKLFGVFWAAYSAASLLVGDEFKTKKPLLIYPIFLLYIYFLSLYTGV; the protein is encoded by the exons ATGCAATTCTCTCCCACCAACGGAGATTTCACATTCGTCTCCTCTTCAGAAGCTGAAG ACTTCAGTGGAACCATCAGCACGCCTGATGTTAAACTGAACATGGGTAGCGACAGCGGCAAGGATCCATACGCCACCACCTTTCTGAGGCAACGAGGGTATGGCTGGCTGCTGGAAGTGGAAGAAGAAGACAACGAGGAGAGCAAACCTCTTCT GGATGAGCTGGACATTGACCTGAAGGACATCTACTACAAGGTCCGATGTGTGCTGATGCCCATGCCATCATTGGGGTATAACCGGCAAGTAGTCCGAGACAACCCAGATTTCTGGGGTCCTCTGGCCGTGGTGCTCCTTTTCTCCATGATCTCAATCTACGGGCAGTTCAGG GTTGTATCTTGGATCATCACCATCTGGATATTCGGATCACTTACCATCTTCCTGCTTGCTCGTGTTCTTGGTGGTGAG GTTTCCTATGGGCAAGTTCTTGGAGTGATTGGATATTCTCTTCTTCCTCTCATTGTCATAACCCCTCTGCTTTTAGTGATTGGAGGGTTTGAAGTGGTTTCCACACTAGCCAAA CTTTTTGGCGTGTTCTGGGCTGCGTACAGTGCTGCTTCACTACTCGTTGGAGatgaatttaaaacaaagaagccTCTACTCATATATCCCATTTTCCTATTGTATATCTATTTCCTGTCTCTGTATACTGGTGTGTGA
- the yipf4 gene encoding protein YIPF4 isoform X2, whose amino-acid sequence MQFSPTNGDFTFVSSSEAEDFSGTISTPDVKLNMGSDSGKDPYATTFLRQRGYGWLLEVEEEDNEESKPLLDELDIDLKDIYYKVRCVLMPMPSLGYNRQVVRDNPDFWGPLAVVLLFSMISIYGQFRVVSWIITIWIFGSLTIFLLARVLGGELFGVFWAAYSAASLLVGDEFKTKKPLLIYPIFLLYIYFLSLYTGV is encoded by the exons ATGCAATTCTCTCCCACCAACGGAGATTTCACATTCGTCTCCTCTTCAGAAGCTGAAG ACTTCAGTGGAACCATCAGCACGCCTGATGTTAAACTGAACATGGGTAGCGACAGCGGCAAGGATCCATACGCCACCACCTTTCTGAGGCAACGAGGGTATGGCTGGCTGCTGGAAGTGGAAGAAGAAGACAACGAGGAGAGCAAACCTCTTCT GGATGAGCTGGACATTGACCTGAAGGACATCTACTACAAGGTCCGATGTGTGCTGATGCCCATGCCATCATTGGGGTATAACCGGCAAGTAGTCCGAGACAACCCAGATTTCTGGGGTCCTCTGGCCGTGGTGCTCCTTTTCTCCATGATCTCAATCTACGGGCAGTTCAGG GTTGTATCTTGGATCATCACCATCTGGATATTCGGATCACTTACCATCTTCCTGCTTGCTCGTGTTCTTGGTGGTGAG CTTTTTGGCGTGTTCTGGGCTGCGTACAGTGCTGCTTCACTACTCGTTGGAGatgaatttaaaacaaagaagccTCTACTCATATATCCCATTTTCCTATTGTATATCTATTTCCTGTCTCTGTATACTGGTGTGTGA